Proteins encoded in a region of the Stieleria neptunia genome:
- a CDS encoding tetratricopeptide repeat protein has translation MTQNNRSRIRSPRVALLVCLLTICGMLFSDRCGVLAQRPAAEADQAIERFTEVLLRRPRPGIALDRVYSHHLQNRTLDDFLRSLDVAETAERAGERQMTLGLIQLRRGLYDDAIGALGKAERWLENNALASFHLGKALQATGKTDEATEAMKRSIERGPGRVDAVDIYLQLGRLYAQSGHQDKAIRTWKQLEQQFPGDQTIAERVARHLVNERLYEPALEQYTQLVRKTEHAEQKLRFQIQTAELQRLLDRPELANEQLKSLLRRLRPGSWLYRDVRDRLEAGLLHDGSFDALIEFYSAEVERLPDDLSLRIRLGQIQTLAGRLDLARQTMQTAVDRAPGDVAARLALIDILDRADRPAETSPQFEALVRLDPNNPDHFIRWGRLLLRDADRKVDERRDAAVAVWERLLKSRPDDPVLHVRVAKLLAGINRTEHAIALYRKAVELAPDSTPYREYLGEQLHSLKRKDEAIEVWRSIAAGPRRNRESLIRLAEIFAAFKFNSQSLQAWQEASSFDLTFNQQLRYARALLDAKAYRQAIAQLEAAESIAETRDERQHVLRDQITAYTEAGILREKIAETADQEPSVKNRLLLALLYLADNQLSRAALTIEAAAEQAPDDVATLLVAAETAEQQQRRMDAIRYFERLAELDRRFQTTYRRRIVTLHNELGDLDQAIDAAGALIRVAPGAPDSYRIYAELAFALGRDEEAVAALRNAIDLAPRDNLNRLTLAKHYAERFQTDPAIQLYWEAIELERDWDRRHELLELLVPLYERRGESGQLLRRLEQFALATKDRYHTQRMIASFWQSIGNFKRAGFLLRQLVDQNPNDDDLIRQTVTCLMAVSDFQAAMEYQRRLTDLKGTPDDYDLLAELHAQCGHSDPFELFARELAVTTDPQRAMKIIDRAANRSHQQAIELCRIVTAGEPAWWGIQCVHTQLLFKTAGDTDDARFAEAIRMAGEFDTLDMRLDTPPPCLGSQASGTGLSGNYTIRLPAKVSRSSRANAGTVTVPKRSFTYFLGNLLGKVDSPRAVGVPVPPVVKDYMIPEDFHQARWICRAISVLGRCKQNARDGKQQTPHEVIDELFPLPPLDQIDDLGKLEEKLAFYGLKNSLTGTSGGPPESLFWRMAEVDPTGEHPAWRKALETRKKRLSVEGDGSSRRLKSLDDRQLAILAKVVAARQQMRRAGVVTTKQIGETLELHRTMMREFRLAGKESPTLNRDPAQQPNRLMVAIADIQLALWDNDVPHADKLVAGLTDIARRDPQPDLLKELQANKVITWLLAPTVPSELEFQRRHQTALLDAWLAHCTHRNTLNQKTLSVASLVRQYEPAHQRQGITSTASMTVLSFPNRRVSQHGWQSTLSKHLIDDYLIHGIEQLALNNNSRRWNAAGDSQSEGWWIELQRDLEGAPEQELKLRQLVAAYAAWWMHQPADCYQRMQWLCERYPGDVDLQIELARFEMETSKADQGFARLSNMETTDDQSKLKIELAKFHLAMRFGALQSARGTAAQILTLHVDHATRTAMEKLVAEMGLDIQSGPRAMAPQSRMQASRLLRQDDLYQLRMAQSLLIDGNRTTASEVAYSILQDHMANGKILRSAVSRQAMEILIRAGRIDQLVSMFERRIGLGTTPDAPIPDGFVDALAELYQRADQGEKAIQIWKQAIDQEQLTPELMVARANQLASERKYHQAAITYLFAFEQAPGLWKSHWSAFAQSAEISKYPSAIYSRLLAMDVTPHSLFSLCNVIGIRSGDEFSETQRAFARHVIQTHPDVSKKLALLKQFIPESERSNFPRLVELLKRD, from the coding sequence ATGACGCAAAACAATCGCTCTCGAATCCGATCGCCGCGTGTTGCCCTGCTGGTCTGTCTGCTCACGATCTGTGGCATGCTCTTTTCCGATCGATGTGGCGTCCTGGCCCAACGCCCGGCTGCCGAGGCTGACCAGGCGATCGAGCGATTCACCGAGGTGCTGCTGCGGCGGCCGAGACCGGGAATCGCGCTCGATCGCGTGTACAGCCACCATCTGCAAAATCGCACGCTCGACGATTTCCTTCGATCGCTCGACGTCGCCGAAACCGCCGAGCGTGCCGGTGAGCGTCAGATGACGCTCGGGTTGATTCAGCTCCGCCGCGGCTTGTACGACGATGCGATCGGGGCGCTCGGCAAGGCCGAACGCTGGTTGGAAAACAACGCCCTGGCGAGCTTTCATTTGGGAAAGGCGTTACAAGCGACGGGGAAAACCGACGAAGCGACCGAGGCCATGAAACGCTCGATCGAACGAGGCCCCGGACGCGTCGACGCGGTGGACATCTACCTGCAACTCGGTCGACTCTATGCTCAATCGGGCCACCAAGATAAAGCGATCCGAACGTGGAAACAACTCGAACAACAGTTCCCCGGCGATCAAACGATCGCTGAACGGGTCGCCCGTCACTTGGTCAATGAAAGACTGTACGAACCGGCCTTGGAACAATACACCCAACTGGTGCGCAAGACGGAGCACGCCGAACAGAAACTTCGTTTTCAAATCCAGACGGCGGAATTGCAGCGTCTGCTCGATCGCCCCGAACTGGCGAACGAACAATTAAAATCCCTGTTGCGGCGACTACGTCCGGGCAGTTGGCTGTATCGCGATGTCCGTGATCGGCTGGAGGCGGGATTGCTCCACGATGGCTCATTCGATGCACTGATCGAGTTTTATTCCGCGGAGGTGGAAAGGTTGCCCGATGACCTGTCGTTGCGGATTCGACTGGGTCAAATCCAAACACTTGCCGGGCGTTTGGATCTGGCCCGACAGACGATGCAGACCGCCGTCGATCGGGCTCCGGGCGACGTTGCCGCACGTCTGGCCTTGATCGATATTCTGGATCGCGCCGATCGTCCGGCAGAAACATCACCGCAGTTCGAAGCCCTGGTCCGTCTAGACCCCAACAACCCCGATCACTTCATTCGCTGGGGCCGTCTGTTGTTACGTGACGCGGACCGGAAAGTCGACGAACGACGTGACGCCGCGGTTGCCGTCTGGGAACGCCTATTGAAGTCGCGTCCCGATGATCCGGTTCTGCATGTCCGCGTCGCCAAATTGCTGGCCGGTATCAACCGCACGGAACACGCCATTGCCCTGTACCGCAAAGCGGTCGAACTGGCCCCCGATTCGACACCCTATCGCGAATACCTGGGTGAACAGCTTCATTCACTTAAGCGGAAGGACGAGGCCATCGAAGTATGGCGATCGATCGCGGCCGGGCCGCGGCGGAATCGCGAGTCGTTGATTCGGTTGGCGGAAATCTTTGCGGCGTTCAAGTTCAACTCTCAATCACTCCAGGCGTGGCAGGAGGCGTCGTCGTTCGATCTGACTTTCAATCAACAGCTCCGCTACGCCCGTGCCCTGCTGGACGCGAAAGCCTACCGCCAAGCCATCGCGCAACTGGAGGCGGCCGAGTCGATCGCCGAAACGCGAGACGAGCGTCAACACGTGCTTCGTGACCAAATCACGGCCTACACCGAAGCCGGAATACTGAGAGAAAAGATCGCAGAAACCGCCGATCAGGAACCCTCGGTCAAGAACCGCTTGCTTCTGGCGTTGCTGTACCTTGCCGACAATCAATTGTCCCGCGCCGCCCTGACGATCGAAGCCGCGGCCGAGCAGGCGCCCGACGATGTCGCAACACTACTCGTTGCGGCGGAGACCGCCGAGCAACAACAGCGGCGAATGGACGCGATCCGCTATTTCGAGCGTTTGGCGGAATTGGACCGAAGGTTCCAGACAACGTACCGGCGTCGGATCGTGACGCTGCACAACGAACTCGGCGATTTGGACCAAGCGATCGACGCCGCCGGCGCCTTGATCCGCGTCGCTCCGGGTGCACCTGATTCCTATCGAATCTATGCCGAACTGGCGTTCGCACTCGGTCGCGATGAAGAAGCGGTTGCGGCACTGCGAAACGCGATCGATTTGGCGCCGCGAGACAATCTGAACCGGCTGACGTTGGCCAAGCACTACGCCGAACGGTTCCAGACCGATCCGGCGATCCAACTGTATTGGGAAGCGATCGAACTGGAACGCGATTGGGATCGTCGTCACGAGCTGCTGGAATTGTTGGTTCCACTGTACGAGCGGCGTGGAGAATCGGGGCAGCTGCTAAGACGCCTGGAACAATTTGCGTTGGCGACCAAGGACCGTTACCACACGCAGCGGATGATCGCATCGTTTTGGCAATCGATCGGCAATTTCAAACGTGCGGGATTTCTGTTGCGGCAATTGGTGGATCAAAACCCGAACGATGATGATCTGATCCGCCAGACCGTCACCTGTCTGATGGCGGTGTCAGATTTCCAGGCCGCGATGGAGTATCAGCGTCGATTGACCGACCTGAAGGGCACACCGGACGACTATGACTTGTTGGCGGAACTTCATGCCCAATGCGGCCATTCAGATCCTTTCGAATTGTTCGCACGCGAACTGGCGGTCACAACCGATCCACAACGGGCGATGAAGATCATCGATCGCGCGGCCAATCGGAGTCACCAACAGGCCATCGAACTGTGCCGGATCGTGACCGCAGGTGAACCGGCGTGGTGGGGAATCCAGTGTGTTCATACTCAATTGCTGTTCAAAACCGCCGGCGACACCGACGACGCTCGTTTCGCCGAAGCGATCCGCATGGCCGGCGAGTTTGACACGTTGGACATGCGGCTCGATACACCGCCCCCATGCCTAGGCTCTCAGGCATCCGGCACGGGTTTGTCGGGCAACTACACAATTCGATTGCCCGCGAAAGTCAGTCGTTCCAGCAGGGCCAATGCGGGCACGGTCACGGTACCGAAACGTAGCTTCACGTATTTCCTGGGTAACTTGCTGGGAAAAGTGGACTCGCCCCGTGCCGTCGGTGTCCCGGTGCCGCCCGTCGTCAAGGATTACATGATCCCGGAAGACTTCCATCAAGCGCGCTGGATCTGTCGTGCGATCAGTGTGCTTGGCCGCTGCAAACAGAACGCCCGCGACGGCAAACAGCAAACGCCGCACGAAGTCATTGACGAATTGTTCCCCCTGCCGCCGCTGGATCAGATCGATGATCTGGGCAAGCTCGAAGAGAAGCTCGCATTTTATGGTCTAAAGAACTCGCTGACCGGTACATCCGGCGGCCCACCGGAATCGTTGTTTTGGAGAATGGCGGAAGTGGACCCGACAGGGGAGCACCCGGCATGGCGTAAGGCATTAGAAACCAGGAAGAAGCGTCTGAGCGTTGAAGGCGATGGGTCGTCGCGCCGCCTGAAGTCACTCGATGACCGCCAACTGGCAATCTTGGCAAAGGTTGTCGCGGCACGGCAGCAAATGCGACGTGCGGGCGTCGTGACGACGAAGCAGATCGGGGAAACGCTCGAATTGCATCGCACCATGATGCGTGAGTTTCGGCTCGCCGGAAAGGAAAGTCCGACACTGAATCGTGATCCCGCGCAGCAACCGAACCGTTTGATGGTTGCCATCGCGGATATCCAATTGGCGCTTTGGGACAACGACGTGCCCCATGCCGACAAACTTGTCGCCGGGTTGACCGACATCGCACGCCGCGATCCACAACCCGATTTGCTGAAAGAATTGCAGGCCAACAAAGTCATCACCTGGCTCCTTGCACCCACCGTGCCCTCGGAACTCGAATTCCAACGGCGCCATCAGACGGCTCTCCTTGATGCCTGGTTGGCCCACTGCACTCATCGAAACACGCTGAACCAGAAAACACTCAGCGTCGCCTCGCTCGTCCGCCAATACGAACCAGCCCACCAACGACAGGGCATCACGTCCACGGCTTCCATGACGGTCTTGAGCTTCCCCAATCGGCGTGTTTCGCAGCACGGTTGGCAATCAACACTTTCCAAACATCTGATCGACGACTATCTGATTCACGGTATCGAGCAACTGGCATTGAATAACAATTCCCGTCGTTGGAACGCCGCCGGGGATTCCCAGTCGGAGGGTTGGTGGATAGAGCTTCAACGTGATTTGGAAGGAGCGCCGGAACAAGAACTGAAACTGCGCCAGTTGGTCGCGGCGTATGCGGCGTGGTGGATGCACCAGCCCGCTGATTGTTACCAGAGGATGCAGTGGCTTTGCGAAAGGTATCCAGGGGATGTGGACCTGCAGATCGAGTTGGCGCGGTTCGAAATGGAAACCTCCAAAGCCGACCAAGGGTTCGCGCGGCTGAGCAACATGGAGACGACCGATGACCAGTCGAAGCTGAAAATTGAACTGGCCAAGTTTCATCTGGCGATGCGTTTCGGCGCCTTGCAATCGGCTCGCGGTACGGCCGCTCAGATCCTCACGCTGCACGTCGACCATGCCACGCGCACGGCGATGGAAAAGCTCGTGGCAGAGATGGGGCTGGACATCCAGTCGGGTCCGAGGGCCATGGCTCCACAAAGCAGGATGCAGGCGTCGCGTTTGTTGCGACAAGATGATCTGTATCAACTGCGAATGGCCCAATCCCTGTTGATCGACGGCAATCGCACCACGGCGTCGGAGGTCGCTTATTCGATCCTTCAAGATCACATGGCCAACGGAAAGATTCTACGGTCCGCGGTGTCTCGCCAAGCGATGGAGATCCTGATCCGTGCCGGTCGAATTGACCAACTGGTTTCGATGTTCGAGCGGCGAATCGGTCTTGGGACCACCCCCGACGCGCCGATTCCTGATGGCTTCGTGGACGCATTGGCAGAGTTGTATCAACGCGCCGATCAAGGTGAGAAGGCGATACAGATTTGGAAGCAAGCCATTGATCAGGAACAGTTAACGCCCGAATTGATGGTCGCCCGAGCCAACCAACTCGCTTCGGAACGCAAGTATCATCAAGCCGCCATCACGTACCTGTTCGCGTTCGAGCAAGCCCCCGGTCTGTGGAAATCGCATTGGAGTGCGTTCGCCCAGTCGGCGGAAATCTCGAAATATCCCTCGGCAATTTACTCGCGACTGTTGGCGATGGACGTCACCCCGCATTCGCTGTTTTCGCTTTGCAACGTGATCGGCATCCGCTCCGGCGACGAATTCAGCGAGACTCAACGAGCATTCGCCAGGCACGTGATCCAGACGCATCCGGACGTCTCCAAGAAACTCGCGTTGTTGAAGCAGTTCATCCCCGAATCGGAGCGGTCGAATTTTCCCCGATTGGTGGAATTGTTGAAGCGGGATTGA